Proteins encoded by one window of Streptomyces sp. NBC_01571:
- a CDS encoding DeoR/GlpR family DNA-binding transcription regulator, which produces MSENQNLLAEQRRALILDEVRRRGGVRVNELTRKLGVSDMTVRRDLDALARQGVVEKVHGGAVPVAEASTHEPGFEAKSGLELTAKEDIARAAAELVAPGTAIALSGGTTTYALAHRLLEVPDLTVVTNSVRVADVFHAAQRLSGQRQGAATVVLTGGVRTPSDSLVGPVADQAIAALHFDVLFLGVHGISVEAGLSTPNLAEAETNRRLVQSARRVVVVADHTKWGTVGLSSFAALEQVDTLVTDAGLSAEARAEIAEHPTHLVVAGEPADATDI; this is translated from the coding sequence GTGAGTGAGAATCAGAACCTCCTCGCGGAGCAGCGTCGCGCCCTGATCCTCGACGAGGTGCGGCGCCGGGGCGGCGTCAGGGTGAACGAACTGACGCGCAAGCTCGGGGTCTCCGACATGACGGTCCGCCGCGACCTCGACGCTCTCGCGCGCCAGGGCGTGGTGGAGAAGGTCCACGGCGGTGCGGTGCCGGTGGCCGAGGCGAGTACGCACGAGCCGGGTTTCGAGGCCAAGTCAGGTCTGGAGCTGACCGCCAAGGAGGACATCGCGCGGGCCGCCGCCGAGCTGGTCGCACCGGGCACCGCGATCGCGCTCTCGGGCGGCACGACGACGTACGCGCTGGCCCATCGTCTCCTGGAGGTGCCGGACCTGACCGTGGTCACCAACTCGGTGCGGGTGGCCGACGTGTTCCATGCCGCGCAGCGCCTCTCCGGTCAGCGGCAGGGTGCGGCCACGGTCGTGCTGACCGGTGGGGTGCGCACGCCGTCCGACTCGCTCGTCGGCCCGGTGGCAGACCAGGCCATCGCCGCGCTCCATTTCGACGTGCTGTTCCTGGGGGTGCACGGGATATCCGTGGAGGCGGGTCTGTCCACACCGAACCTGGCGGAGGCCGAGACCAACCGGCGCCTGGTGCAGTCCGCGCGGCGTGTCGTGGTGGTCGCCGACCACACCAAGTGGGGCACGGTGGGGCTGAGTTCGTTCGCCGCGCTGGAGCAGGTCGACACGCTCGTGACGGACGCCGGGCTGTCGGCCGAGGCGCGTGCGGAGATCGCCGAACACCCGACACACCTCGTGGTGGCCGGTGAACCGGCGGACGCTACAGACATCTGA
- a CDS encoding SRPBCC family protein, with translation MARRLRPVGPDFAETAPLRLVFAREMAAPPGAVFRALAEDVSGWSEWFSAVRLARPSADGTGREVRLRGGTRFQETVLVSRAPEVYAYRVDVTNAPGARALVEEWRLTPAGSGTRVRWTFAADGTALFRVALKVGRSGLGRAFRDAVTALDRRLASPHA, from the coding sequence ATGGCACGCCGTCTGCGCCCGGTGGGGCCCGACTTCGCCGAGACCGCTCCCCTGCGTCTGGTGTTCGCCCGCGAGATGGCCGCTCCTCCCGGGGCCGTCTTCCGGGCGCTGGCCGAGGACGTGTCCGGCTGGAGCGAGTGGTTCTCGGCCGTGAGGCTCGCCCGGCCGAGCGCGGACGGCACCGGGCGTGAGGTCCGGCTCCGTGGCGGCACGCGCTTCCAGGAGACCGTGCTCGTGTCCAGGGCCCCCGAGGTGTACGCGTACCGGGTGGACGTCACGAACGCGCCCGGCGCCCGTGCCCTGGTCGAAGAGTGGCGGCTGACCCCGGCCGGGAGCGGCACGCGGGTCCGGTGGACGTTCGCCGCCGACGGGACCGCTCTCTTCCGGGTGGCCCTGAAGGTGGGCCGGTCGGGTCTCGGCCGCGCCTTCCGGGACGCCGTCACGGCGCTGGACCGGCGGCTGGCCTCGCCGCACGCGTAG
- a CDS encoding PLP-dependent cysteine synthase family protein, whose protein sequence is MSSPQQIRTGETLDVDHSDARYRTWLKEAVRKVHADANRSADTHLLRFPLPEAWGIDLYLKDESTHPTGSLKHRLARSLFLYGLCNGWIRPGRPVIEASSGSTAVSEAYFAKLVGVPFIAVMPRTTSAEKCRLIEFHGGQCHFVDDSRRMYEESAALAVETGGHYMDQFTYAERATDWRGNNNIAESIFRQLELERFPEPAWIVATAGTGGTSATLARYVHYMQYDTRICVADPENSCFFEGWTTGDPDVTYDCGSRIEGIGRPRMEPSFVPGAIDRMMKVPDAATVAAVRALEQAIGRKAGGSTGTGLWSALKIVAEMVTEGRNGSVVTLLCDPGDRYLDKYYSDTWLADQGLDIAPFTAAIASLLETGVWPD, encoded by the coding sequence GTGAGCAGCCCCCAGCAGATCCGGACCGGCGAAACCCTCGACGTCGACCACAGCGACGCGCGGTACCGGACCTGGCTCAAAGAGGCCGTCCGCAAGGTGCACGCCGACGCGAACCGCTCGGCCGACACGCACCTGCTGCGTTTCCCGCTGCCCGAGGCGTGGGGCATCGACCTGTATCTGAAGGACGAGTCGACCCACCCCACCGGGAGTCTCAAGCACCGGCTCGCCCGATCGCTCTTCCTCTACGGCCTGTGCAACGGCTGGATCCGTCCGGGACGTCCCGTGATCGAGGCGTCCAGCGGCTCCACGGCCGTCTCCGAGGCGTACTTCGCGAAGCTCGTCGGAGTCCCCTTCATCGCGGTGATGCCGCGCACGACGAGCGCCGAGAAGTGCCGCCTGATCGAGTTCCACGGCGGCCAGTGCCACTTCGTGGACGACTCCCGCAGGATGTACGAGGAGTCCGCCGCCCTCGCGGTCGAGACCGGTGGCCACTACATGGACCAGTTCACCTACGCGGAACGCGCCACGGACTGGCGCGGGAACAACAACATCGCCGAATCCATCTTCCGGCAACTGGAGTTGGAACGGTTCCCGGAGCCCGCGTGGATCGTCGCCACGGCCGGCACCGGCGGCACCTCGGCGACCCTCGCGCGCTACGTCCACTACATGCAGTACGACACCCGCATCTGCGTCGCCGACCCGGAGAACTCGTGCTTCTTCGAGGGCTGGACCACCGGCGATCCGGACGTCACCTACGACTGCGGCTCGCGTATCGAGGGCATCGGCAGACCCCGGATGGAACCGAGTTTCGTACCCGGCGCCATCGACCGGATGATGAAGGTGCCCGACGCCGCGACCGTGGCGGCCGTGCGGGCCCTGGAGCAGGCCATCGGCCGCAAGGCGGGCGGTTCGACCGGTACCGGACTGTGGAGCGCGCTGAAGATCGTCGCCGAGATGGTGACCGAGGGACGCAACGGCAGCGTCGTGACCCTGCTGTGCGACCCGGGGGACCGGTATCTGGACAAGTACTACTCGGACACGTGGCTGGCCGATCAGGGCCTGGACATCGCGCCCTTCACGGCCGCCATCGCGTCGCTCCTGGAGACGGGCGTCTGGCCCGACTGA
- a CDS encoding ATP-binding protein, which translates to MISQPNRHCTVELQALPSRIGQVRRIVSAQLRYWHLDPLIDRAALGVTELLTNVHLHAQPDKVCTVEIELLLDRLTVSVHDHDPRLPELQDAGPTATGGRGLAMVAAVSESWGVRPDGESGKVVWFTLPAPSPAVAAPVLTPYDTIREPTLRQTVDTLDGHRPEHAPARSAVAG; encoded by the coding sequence GTGATCAGCCAGCCGAACAGGCATTGCACGGTGGAGCTCCAAGCCCTGCCGTCGCGGATCGGCCAGGTCCGCAGAATCGTTTCTGCGCAATTGCGCTACTGGCATCTGGACCCCTTGATCGACCGGGCCGCGCTCGGCGTGACCGAACTGCTGACCAACGTTCACCTGCACGCCCAGCCGGACAAGGTGTGCACCGTGGAGATCGAGCTGCTGCTCGACCGGCTCACGGTTTCGGTGCACGACCACGACCCGCGCCTGCCCGAGCTGCAGGACGCCGGTCCCACCGCCACGGGCGGGCGGGGCCTGGCGATGGTCGCCGCCGTCAGCGAGAGCTGGGGCGTACGACCGGACGGGGAGTCGGGCAAGGTCGTGTGGTTCACCCTCCCGGCGCCCTCGCCCGCGGTGGCGGCGCCCGTCCTCACGCCGTACGACACGATCCGCGAGCCCACCCTCCGGCAGACCGTCGACACGCTCGACGGGCACAGGCCCGAACACGCTCCCGCCCGGTCGGCCGTTGCCGGCTGA